The following coding sequences are from one Pelagovum sp. HNIBRBA483 window:
- a CDS encoding 23S rRNA (adenine(2030)-N(6))-methyltransferase RlmJ codes for MLSYQHAYHAGNLADVHKHAALAWMLARLTVKPKPLTYIETHAGRGLYDLSGMEATKTGEAAAGIGRKGLLDSFAPDHPYPQVVAKNQAAHGPSTYPGSPLIAAHLLRPEDTLILSELHPTEHAALTEALRNSGSHVTRHIHARDGFQIARSVTPPEPRRGLLMVDPSFEVKSDYETIPKFFTDVHRRWNVGILVLWYPLLADNRHRPMLSQLSRSFPDGIRHEVRFPPARTGHGMNGSGLFIVNAPYGLHDCLSALTRLFDGLSPA; via the coding sequence GTGCTTTCCTATCAGCACGCCTACCACGCCGGAAACCTCGCGGATGTGCACAAGCATGCCGCCCTTGCGTGGATGCTGGCGCGGCTGACGGTAAAGCCCAAGCCGCTGACCTATATCGAGACACACGCAGGCCGTGGCCTTTATGACCTCTCCGGCATGGAGGCCACGAAAACAGGCGAAGCCGCCGCCGGTATCGGTCGCAAGGGGCTGCTAGACAGCTTCGCCCCCGATCATCCCTACCCGCAAGTCGTTGCCAAAAATCAAGCGGCGCACGGGCCATCCACCTACCCCGGCTCGCCCCTCATCGCCGCCCACCTCCTGCGCCCCGAGGACACGCTGATCCTCTCCGAGCTGCACCCTACTGAGCATGCCGCCCTGACCGAAGCGCTGCGCAATTCCGGCAGCCATGTCACACGGCATATCCATGCCCGCGACGGCTTCCAGATCGCTCGCTCCGTCACTCCACCCGAACCACGGCGCGGGCTCCTGATGGTTGATCCCTCTTTTGAGGTCAAATCCGATTACGAAACCATCCCGAAGTTCTTCACCGATGTACACCGCCGCTGGAATGTCGGCATTCTGGTGCTCTGGTATCCACTGCTGGCCGATAACCGCCACCGCCCAATGCTTTCGCAGCTTAGCCGCAGCTTCCCCGATGGCATCCGCCACGAGGTGCGCTTTCCCCCCGCCCGCACCGGCCACGGCATGAACGGTTCGGGCCTCTTCATCGTCAACGCGCCTTACGGGTTACACGACTGCCTCTCCGCCCTCACACGTCTATTTGACGGCCTCTCCCCCGCCTGA
- a CDS encoding glutamine synthetase family protein produces MSNWIDQIPAAARTYLESHRLDEVECVIADLPGIARGKAVPATKWERQGHFHLPNSIFFQTITGDWGEAAGDEGFVEPDMVLRPDLTTTTAAPWAHDGTLQVIHDAFDQKGRPVPFAPRNVLKRVVELFEKEGMKPVVAPEMEFYLVARNTDPAKAIEPMMGRTGRPAAARQAYSMTAVDEYGPVIDDIYEFAEVQGFEIDGITQEGGAGQLEINLRHGDPVKLADEVFYFKRLIREAALKHNCFATFMAKPIEGEPGSAMHIHHSVLDDKGRNIFTGPQGGETDAFFHFIGGLQEYMPSVIAMIAPYVNSFRRYVRNHAAPINLEWGRDNRTTGIRIPISPPEARRIENRLAGMDCNPYLAIAASLACGYLGMKNEIWPDKRFRGDAYEAEDEIPQGLYSALDLFDAATELHEVLGSEFARVYSIVKRTEYDEFLQVISPWEREHLLLNV; encoded by the coding sequence ATGAGCAACTGGATCGACCAAATCCCCGCCGCCGCCCGGACCTATCTGGAAAGCCACCGGCTCGACGAGGTCGAATGTGTCATTGCCGATCTTCCCGGCATTGCCCGTGGTAAAGCCGTGCCCGCCACCAAATGGGAGCGTCAGGGCCATTTTCACCTGCCCAATTCCATCTTTTTCCAAACGATCACCGGCGATTGGGGCGAAGCCGCAGGCGACGAAGGATTTGTCGAGCCTGACATGGTGCTGCGCCCCGATCTCACCACCACCACCGCCGCCCCTTGGGCGCATGATGGCACCCTTCAGGTGATCCACGACGCCTTCGACCAAAAAGGCCGCCCCGTCCCCTTTGCCCCGCGCAACGTGCTCAAGCGGGTGGTCGAGTTGTTCGAGAAAGAAGGCATGAAGCCGGTCGTCGCGCCGGAGATGGAGTTCTACCTCGTCGCCCGCAACACCGATCCCGCCAAGGCCATCGAGCCGATGATGGGCCGCACCGGCCGCCCCGCCGCCGCGCGTCAGGCCTATTCGATGACCGCCGTAGATGAATACGGCCCCGTGATCGACGACATCTACGAATTTGCCGAGGTTCAGGGCTTCGAGATCGACGGTATCACCCAAGAAGGCGGCGCTGGCCAGCTAGAGATCAATCTCCGCCACGGCGATCCCGTCAAACTGGCCGACGAGGTGTTCTACTTCAAACGCCTGATCCGTGAAGCCGCGCTAAAGCACAATTGCTTTGCCACCTTCATGGCCAAACCCATCGAAGGGGAGCCGGGCAGCGCCATGCACATCCACCACTCCGTGCTGGATGACAAAGGCCGCAACATCTTCACAGGCCCGCAAGGCGGCGAGACGGACGCCTTCTTCCACTTCATCGGCGGCTTGCAGGAATATATGCCCTCGGTGATCGCGATGATCGCGCCTTATGTGAACAGCTTCCGCCGCTATGTGCGCAACCACGCCGCCCCGATCAACCTCGAATGGGGCCGCGATAACCGTACCACCGGCATCCGCATCCCGATCTCCCCGCCCGAGGCCCGCCGCATCGAAAACCGGCTCGCTGGCATGGATTGCAACCCCTACCTCGCCATCGCGGCATCACTGGCATGCGGCTATCTCGGCATGAAAAACGAGATCTGGCCCGACAAACGCTTCCGTGGCGATGCCTATGAGGCCGAGGATGAAATCCCCCAAGGCCTCTATTCCGCGCTTGATCTCTTTGATGCCGCCACCGAATTGCACGAGGTTCTCGGGTCGGAATTTGCCCGCGTCTATTCGATCGTGAAGCGCACCGAATATGACGAATTTCTGCAAGTCATCAGCCCGTGGGAGCGGGAGCACCTCCTGCTGAACGTGTGA
- a CDS encoding CTP synthase, whose protein sequence is MARYIFITGGVVSSLGKGLASAALGSLLQARGFSVRLRKLDPYLNVDPGTMSPFEHGEVFVTDDGAETDLDLGHYERFTGVPARKTDSVSSGRIYSNVLERERRGDYLGKTIQVVPHVTNEIKDFIRIGDDEVDFMLCEIGGTVGDIEGLPFFEAIRQFAHEKPRGECIFMHLTLLPYLAASGELKTKPTQHSVKELQSIGLAPDVLVCRSEQPIPEKEREKIALFCNVRKEAVVAAYDLKSIYEAPLAYHNEGLDQAVLDAFGISPAPKPNLEKWLDVQDRIHNTDGEVNIAIVGKYIQLEDAYKSIKEALTHGGMANRVKVNVKWVDAEVFDSEDAAPHLEGFHAILVPGGFGERGTEGKIKAAEFARTRKIPYLGICLGMQMAVIEAARNVAGVDKAGSEEFDHEAGKKRFEPVVYHLKEWVQGNHKVERKADDDKGGTMRLGAYSASLTEGSKVAEVYGSTAIEERHRHRYEVDTKYREKLEKCGLLFSGMSPDGRLPEIVEWKDHPWFIGVQFHPELKSKPFEPHPLFADFVRAAVETSRLV, encoded by the coding sequence ATGGCGCGGTATATTTTCATTACGGGTGGTGTGGTGTCATCGCTGGGCAAAGGCCTCGCTTCAGCAGCGCTCGGCTCGCTCTTGCAAGCGCGCGGTTTTTCCGTCCGCCTCCGCAAGCTCGACCCGTATCTCAACGTCGATCCTGGCACGATGTCGCCTTTCGAGCATGGCGAGGTGTTCGTCACCGATGACGGTGCAGAAACCGATCTCGACCTCGGCCATTACGAGCGCTTCACCGGCGTACCAGCACGCAAGACTGATTCCGTCTCCTCCGGCCGCATCTATTCCAACGTGCTCGAGCGCGAGCGCCGAGGTGACTATCTTGGCAAGACCATTCAGGTCGTTCCCCACGTCACCAACGAGATCAAGGATTTCATCCGCATCGGTGACGATGAAGTGGATTTCATGCTCTGCGAGATCGGCGGCACGGTCGGCGACATCGAAGGTCTGCCCTTCTTCGAAGCCATCCGCCAATTCGCGCATGAAAAACCGCGCGGCGAATGCATCTTCATGCACCTCACGCTGCTGCCCTACCTCGCGGCCAGCGGCGAGCTGAAAACCAAGCCGACCCAGCACTCGGTGAAAGAGCTGCAATCCATCGGCCTCGCGCCTGATGTGCTCGTCTGCCGTTCCGAGCAGCCGATCCCCGAAAAAGAGCGCGAGAAGATCGCCCTCTTCTGTAACGTCCGCAAAGAGGCCGTCGTCGCCGCCTATGATCTCAAATCGATCTACGAGGCACCGCTGGCCTACCATAACGAAGGGCTCGATCAGGCCGTGCTGGACGCCTTCGGCATCTCCCCCGCACCCAAGCCGAACCTCGAAAAATGGCTCGATGTGCAAGACCGCATCCACAACACCGACGGTGAGGTCAACATCGCCATCGTCGGCAAGTACATCCAGCTTGAAGACGCCTACAAGTCGATCAAAGAGGCGCTCACCCACGGCGGCATGGCGAACCGCGTGAAGGTCAACGTCAAGTGGGTCGATGCCGAAGTTTTTGATAGCGAAGACGCCGCCCCACATCTCGAAGGCTTCCACGCGATCCTCGTCCCCGGCGGCTTTGGCGAGCGCGGCACCGAGGGCAAGATCAAAGCGGCCGAATTCGCCCGCACCCGCAAGATCCCCTATCTCGGCATCTGCCTTGGCATGCAAATGGCCGTGATCGAAGCCGCCCGCAACGTGGCTGGCGTCGATAAAGCAGGCTCCGAAGAGTTCGACCACGAAGCTGGCAAAAAGCGCTTCGAGCCGGTCGTCTATCACCTCAAGGAATGGGTGCAGGGCAACCATAAGGTCGAGCGCAAGGCCGACGACGACAAAGGCGGCACCATGCGCCTCGGCGCTTACTCCGCCTCCCTCACCGAAGGGTCGAAAGTGGCCGAGGTTTACGGCAGCACCGCGATCGAGGAACGCCACCGCCACCGGTATGAGGTGGACACAAAATACCGCGAAAAGCTCGAAAAATGTGGCCTCCTCTTCTCTGGCATGTCCCCTGATGGCCGCTTACCCGAAATCGTCGAGTGGAAGGACCACCCGTGGTTCATCGGCGTCCAGTTCCACCCCGAACTGAAGTCGAAGCCGTTCGAGCCGCATCCCCTGTTCGCCGATTTCGTCCGCGCAGCGGTCGAAACCTCGCGCTTGGTCTGA
- a CDS encoding phosphate/phosphite/phosphonate ABC transporter substrate-binding protein: MIAALPMYARPENRAAHDALWALIRDNLRAAGLAAPDSLDHQIGHMESWAHPDLALGQICNLPYRARFHDHVTLIGNADYEIEGCAPGTYNSVIIARADDPRDTPQAFSGAAFAYSEPLSNSGYGAAYLWAQVHGISLHPTLHTGSHAASIAAVRSGNADFSAIDAHTWWIECTRDPALTLALKVIDRTATSPGMAFITRTGEDPAAYFAAISAAISALPESARTTLRLRGIVRLPSAAYDIPLPPDPAKLPV; the protein is encoded by the coding sequence ATGATCGCCGCCCTGCCGATGTATGCGCGGCCCGAAAACCGCGCCGCGCATGACGCACTCTGGGCCCTGATCCGCGACAACCTCCGCGCAGCAGGCCTTGCAGCGCCCGACAGCCTCGATCATCAGATCGGCCATATGGAGAGCTGGGCGCATCCCGATCTCGCCCTCGGCCAGATCTGCAACCTGCCCTACCGCGCCCGATTCCACGATCACGTTACCCTGATCGGCAACGCCGATTACGAGATCGAAGGCTGCGCGCCTGGCACCTACAACAGCGTCATCATTGCCCGCGCCGACGATCCGCGCGACACACCACAGGCTTTTTCGGGCGCCGCCTTCGCCTATAGCGAGCCGCTTTCCAATTCTGGTTACGGCGCAGCCTACCTCTGGGCGCAGGTACACGGCATTTCGCTCCACCCTACGCTCCACACCGGCTCCCACGCCGCCAGCATCGCAGCCGTCCGCAGCGGCAATGCCGATTTCTCGGCAATTGATGCCCATACTTGGTGGATCGAATGCACCCGCGACCCCGCCCTCACCTTGGCGCTGAAGGTGATCGATCGCACTGCCACAAGCCCCGGCATGGCCTTCATCACCCGCACAGGCGAAGATCCCGCTGCCTATTTCGCCGCCATATCCGCCGCGATCAGCGCCCTCCCCGAAAGCGCACGCACCACGCTGCGCCTGAGGGGAATCGTTCGCCTACCATCTGCGGCGTATGACATTCCCCTCCCGCCAGACCCAGCCAAACTTCCGGTTTGA
- a CDS encoding TerB family tellurite resistance protein produces the protein MFADLLRRMTAPAPTPLSDGDARRALGALLVRIARSDGAYDAEEIARIDKTLSARYSLSPSETAALRADCEILESEAPDTVRFTRAIKDAVPYEERAAVVQALWEIVLADGVREAEENALMRMVAPMLGLTDQESHQLRRAVEQG, from the coding sequence ATGTTTGCAGATCTCCTCCGGCGCATGACCGCCCCCGCCCCCACACCGCTCTCCGATGGCGACGCCCGCCGCGCGCTTGGCGCACTTCTCGTCCGCATCGCCCGTTCTGACGGTGCTTATGACGCCGAAGAGATCGCGCGGATCGATAAGACACTGAGCGCCCGCTACTCCCTCTCGCCCTCCGAGACAGCCGCCCTCAGGGCCGATTGCGAGATCCTCGAATCGGAAGCCCCCGATACCGTCCGCTTCACCCGCGCGATCAAGGATGCCGTGCCCTACGAGGAGCGTGCCGCCGTTGTACAAGCATTATGGGAGATCGTGCTGGCCGATGGCGTGCGCGAGGCCGAAGAAAATGCGCTGATGCGCATGGTCGCCCCGATGCTCGGCCTCACCGATCAGGAAAGCCACCAGCTGCGCCGTGCGGTCGAACAAGGATGA
- a CDS encoding ABC transporter ATP-binding protein, whose protein sequence is MTDTIPVIEIRDLHKSYGALEVLKGVDIKANAGDVVSLIGSSGSGKSTLLRCANLLEDSQQGEILFSGEPVQWRGTGMSRHPANRAQLIRIRTNLSMVFQQFNLWAHMTILQNVMEAPVTVLKRDKEEVEAAARKYLEKVGIGDKCDVYPAQLSGGQQQRAAIARALCMEPKALLFDEPTSALDPELEQEVVRVIKDLASEGRTMIIVTHDMRMAADVSDHVVFLHQGRIEEEGAPQSLFGSPKTERLKQFLSATVSA, encoded by the coding sequence GTGACAGACACCATTCCGGTTATTGAAATTCGCGATCTCCACAAATCTTACGGCGCGCTGGAAGTGCTCAAAGGTGTGGATATCAAGGCAAATGCTGGCGATGTTGTCTCTCTCATCGGCTCCTCAGGCTCCGGCAAATCCACCCTCCTGCGCTGCGCGAACCTCTTGGAAGACAGCCAGCAGGGAGAGATTCTCTTCAGCGGCGAGCCTGTTCAATGGCGCGGCACGGGCATGTCCCGCCATCCCGCCAACCGCGCACAGCTGATCCGCATCCGCACAAACCTGTCGATGGTGTTCCAGCAGTTCAATCTCTGGGCGCATATGACGATCCTCCAAAACGTGATGGAAGCCCCCGTCACAGTGCTGAAGCGCGACAAGGAAGAAGTCGAAGCCGCCGCCCGCAAATATCTCGAAAAGGTCGGCATCGGCGACAAATGCGATGTCTACCCCGCCCAGCTCTCCGGCGGCCAACAACAGCGCGCCGCCATCGCCCGCGCATTGTGCATGGAGCCGAAGGCGCTTCTCTTTGACGAACCCACTTCCGCGCTCGACCCCGAGCTGGAACAGGAGGTCGTCCGCGTGATCAAGGATCTTGCCAGCGAGGGCCGGACCATGATCATCGTCACCCATGACATGCGCATGGCCGCTGATGTCAGCGATCATGTCGTGTTCTTGCACCAGGGCCGCATCGAAGAGGAAGGCGCTCCGCAGTCGCTCTTCGGCAGCCCCAAAACCGAACGGTTGAAACAGTTTCTTTCCGCTACAGTTTCAGCCTGA
- a CDS encoding ABC transporter permease gives MSCWETIADYALRSQGIGERLLPRSDFTLCQQFTLIGSGMIWNIYFGVVALFGGFFLATLVALGKAARSPWLRKPSEWFIFIFRGSPLFIQFFFAYFLFLSLKGALPIFAPFTAAWLGALVVLFLNTAAYSGEIFYGALQSIPKGDVEAADAYGISGVSRFRRIVWPTMLRLAWPAYTNEAIFLFHATTLVFFSGFPASRQMGDALYYASYFADKTFNPFIPYPILAGYFILLTLVVIGLFGAINKRLNRHLPQEQRRKIRLRPNLIR, from the coding sequence ATGAGCTGTTGGGAAACCATCGCGGATTACGCCCTGCGCAGCCAAGGCATTGGCGAGCGACTCCTGCCGCGCTCCGATTTCACGCTGTGCCAGCAGTTCACCCTGATCGGCTCCGGCATGATCTGGAACATCTATTTCGGCGTTGTCGCCTTGTTTGGCGGTTTCTTCCTCGCAACACTGGTTGCCCTCGGCAAAGCCGCCCGCAGCCCATGGCTGCGCAAACCTTCGGAATGGTTCATCTTCATTTTCCGTGGCTCACCGCTGTTTATCCAGTTCTTCTTCGCCTATTTCCTGTTCCTGTCGCTCAAAGGGGCGCTGCCGATCTTCGCCCCCTTCACAGCCGCTTGGCTCGGCGCTCTGGTGGTGCTGTTCCTCAATACCGCCGCCTATTCCGGCGAAATCTTCTACGGCGCCCTGCAATCAATTCCCAAAGGCGATGTCGAAGCCGCTGATGCCTACGGCATTTCCGGCGTGAGCCGCTTCCGCCGGATCGTCTGGCCCACCATGCTGCGCCTTGCTTGGCCCGCCTACACGAACGAAGCGATCTTCCTCTTCCATGCGACAACGCTGGTGTTCTTCTCCGGTTTTCCCGCCAGCCGCCAAATGGGCGACGCGCTCTATTACGCCAGCTACTTCGCGGACAAAACCTTCAACCCCTTCATCCCATACCCGATCCTTGCGGGCTATTTCATCCTGCTGACGCTTGTTGTGATCGGCCTCTTCGGGGCAATCAACAAGCGCCTCAACCGTCACTTGCCGCAAGAGCAGCGCCGCAAAATTCGCTTGCGTCCGAACCTGATCCGGTAG
- a CDS encoding transporter substrate-binding domain-containing protein, with protein sequence MKKILLTSAAFAVLAGAAFADGHGMVVRMGTEGAYPPYNYLDDNGEVAGFERDLGDELCARAELTCEWVTNDWDSIIPNLVSGNYDTIIAGMSITAERDEVIDFTQNYTQPDPSAYLAMDGMDVDLMGGVIAAQANTIQAAFIADSGATLLEFATPEETIAAVRNGEADAVLADRAYLQPIADSDAELALIGQNVMIGGGVGMGLRESDTELKEKFDAAIQSMKDDGSLNALIAQWEIGEPF encoded by the coding sequence ATGAAGAAAATTCTGCTCACCAGTGCCGCATTCGCGGTTCTCGCAGGCGCCGCATTTGCGGATGGCCACGGCATGGTTGTCCGCATGGGCACCGAGGGCGCTTACCCTCCGTATAACTACCTCGACGACAACGGCGAAGTCGCCGGTTTCGAGCGTGATCTGGGCGACGAGCTTTGCGCACGCGCCGAGCTGACCTGTGAATGGGTCACCAACGATTGGGACTCCATCATCCCGAACCTCGTGTCCGGTAACTACGACACGATCATCGCCGGCATGTCCATCACCGCCGAGCGTGACGAGGTGATCGACTTCACCCAGAACTACACCCAGCCTGACCCTTCCGCCTATCTGGCAATGGACGGCATGGATGTTGATCTGATGGGCGGCGTGATCGCAGCACAGGCCAACACCATTCAGGCGGCCTTCATCGCTGACAGCGGTGCAACCCTGCTGGAGTTCGCAACTCCGGAAGAAACCATCGCAGCCGTCCGCAACGGCGAAGCCGATGCCGTTCTCGCTGACCGCGCCTACCTTCAGCCGATTGCTGATTCCGACGCGGAGCTGGCCCTCATCGGCCAGAACGTGATGATCGGTGGCGGCGTTGGCATGGGCCTGCGCGAAAGCGACACCGAACTGAAAGAAAAGTTCGACGCCGCGATCCAGTCGATGAAGGACGATGGCTCGCTCAACGCACTCATCGCACAGTGGGAAATTGGCGAACCGTTCTAA
- a CDS encoding glutamine synthetase family protein, with amino-acid sequence MNSWLDEHPEIKNVRCGVADLNGQARGKRLPASAARKLGSEGTRLPISLLSLDIWGEDIENSPLVFESGDPDGILKPTERGYVPMPWLSVPSALMPQWMFNEDGTPYAGDPRHALANVVAMFKKHGLTPVVATEMEFYLIDDSGKEIQQPKSPRSGKRRPGAEILSLRALDAFDLFFNELYDACEAMDIPADAAISEAGLGQFEINLNHVDDALKAADDAWLFKMLVRGLARKYGMAASFMAKPYSDYAGNGMHTHFSLLDEHGNNAFANGTFEGSPLLANAIAGCLNGIQELALIFAPHGNSYDRLVPDSHAPTGVCWGYENRTASVRVPGGSLAARRIEHRVAGGDVNPYLFIAATLGSALIGIEDALTPPAPIKGNAYAQDMPQIPATWKEAIDTFEKSPFAARIFSKQLIENFVLTKRQEAHYFEELSDEERIELYLDTV; translated from the coding sequence ATGAACAGCTGGCTCGATGAGCACCCCGAAATCAAAAACGTCCGTTGCGGCGTGGCCGATCTTAATGGTCAGGCACGCGGCAAACGTCTGCCTGCCTCGGCGGCCCGCAAGCTAGGCAGCGAAGGGACACGCCTGCCAATCTCGCTTCTGAGCCTCGATATCTGGGGCGAGGACATCGAAAACAGCCCGCTGGTTTTCGAAAGCGGCGATCCGGATGGCATTCTCAAGCCCACCGAGCGCGGCTATGTGCCGATGCCGTGGCTTTCGGTGCCGTCTGCGCTGATGCCACAATGGATGTTCAACGAAGACGGCACCCCCTACGCAGGCGACCCCCGCCACGCTTTGGCCAACGTCGTCGCGATGTTCAAAAAGCACGGCCTCACACCCGTTGTCGCCACCGAGATGGAGTTCTACCTGATCGACGACAGCGGCAAGGAAATCCAGCAGCCCAAAAGCCCCCGCTCGGGCAAGCGCCGCCCCGGCGCGGAGATCCTGTCGCTCCGCGCATTGGATGCGTTCGATCTGTTCTTCAACGAACTTTACGATGCCTGCGAAGCGATGGATATTCCCGCCGACGCCGCCATTTCCGAGGCAGGCCTCGGCCAGTTCGAGATCAACCTCAACCATGTCGATGACGCGCTGAAAGCAGCGGATGATGCATGGCTGTTCAAGATGCTGGTCCGTGGCCTCGCCCGCAAATACGGCATGGCCGCCAGTTTTATGGCAAAGCCCTATTCGGATTACGCAGGCAACGGTATGCACACGCATTTCTCGTTGCTTGATGAGCACGGCAACAACGCCTTCGCCAACGGCACATTCGAAGGCAGCCCGCTCCTTGCCAATGCAATTGCCGGATGTCTCAACGGCATTCAGGAACTGGCCCTGATCTTCGCCCCGCATGGCAACAGCTATGACCGTCTCGTGCCCGACAGCCACGCGCCCACCGGCGTCTGCTGGGGCTATGAGAACCGCACCGCTTCCGTCCGTGTTCCCGGTGGGTCACTCGCCGCGCGCCGGATCGAACATCGCGTCGCGGGCGGCGACGTAAACCCCTATCTGTTTATCGCCGCAACGCTCGGTTCTGCCCTCATCGGCATCGAAGACGCCCTGACGCCCCCCGCCCCGATCAAAGGCAATGCCTACGCCCAAGACATGCCGCAGATCCCCGCAACATGGAAAGAGGCCATCGACACGTTTGAGAAAAGCCCCTTCGCCGCGCGCATCTTCTCCAAGCAGCTCATCGAAAACTTCGTCCTGACCAAACGGCAGGAAGCCCATTATTTCGAAGAACTGAGCGACGAAGAGCGTATCGAGCTGTATCTCGATACCGTCTGA
- a CDS encoding type 1 glutamine amidotransferase translates to MKIGILQTGHTPEAMLPDHHDYGQLFIDLLGTEPFTFQIWSIVDGDFPNGPQDADGWLITGSRHGAYDDLPFIPPLEELIRAIYAADRPLVGICFGHQIIAQALGGHVEKFSGGWNVGAKSYDWQGKTVTLNAWHQDQVTRLPADAEVVAANDNCAYAVLRYGNRAFTVQAHPEFQASFVEGLARTRGPGVVPDALLAEAIAGLQTPTDNAHLATQIRHFFTERELL, encoded by the coding sequence ATGAAAATCGGTATCCTGCAAACAGGACACACTCCGGAGGCGATGCTTCCGGACCATCACGATTACGGGCAACTCTTCATCGATCTTCTCGGAACCGAACCGTTCACCTTCCAGATATGGAGCATCGTCGACGGTGACTTCCCTAATGGTCCGCAGGACGCAGACGGCTGGCTGATCACCGGCTCCCGCCACGGTGCCTACGATGATCTGCCGTTCATTCCCCCGCTCGAAGAGCTGATCCGCGCCATCTATGCGGCCGACAGGCCGCTGGTCGGCATCTGCTTCGGGCATCAGATTATTGCCCAGGCACTCGGCGGCCATGTCGAGAAGTTTTCAGGCGGCTGGAATGTCGGCGCCAAGTCTTATGACTGGCAAGGCAAAACCGTAACGCTGAACGCTTGGCATCAGGATCAGGTCACGCGCCTCCCCGCCGATGCCGAGGTCGTGGCCGCAAATGATAATTGCGCCTATGCCGTCCTCCGCTACGGCAACCGCGCCTTTACCGTGCAGGCGCATCCGGAGTTCCAAGCCTCCTTCGTCGAAGGGCTCGCCCGCACCCGTGGTCCTGGCGTGGTGCCTGACGCGCTCCTCGCAGAGGCCATCGCGGGGCTACAGACGCCAACCGATAACGCCCATCTCGCAACGCAAATCAGACATTTTTTCACAGAAAGAGAGCTCTTATGA
- a CDS encoding ABC transporter permease — translation MFSFCTDPSTLESAQWLACYLTTGKHMGLYWSVLTVLALLAITAPAAILFGFGGATAARSRFAPLRWVGKGYISIVRGVPDIAFFLFFVIALDQLFEWARHSVLCPDWDQPIRQGNDFVVCAAAKLPLSSSPQWVHETYGFFLAILTFALVFGAFTANVLFGAMRAVPRAQIETAEAYGMSERQAFWRIMVPQMWVFALPGLSNLWMVLIKATPLLFLLGVEDIVYWARELGGTKTPQFTDYPHGDWRMWYFFALLVFYLLFTKFSEVVLDRVMKSLTKGQATTGGEAQRKAPA, via the coding sequence ATTTTTAGTTTCTGCACAGACCCCTCGACCCTCGAGTCCGCGCAATGGCTGGCCTGCTACCTGACCACAGGCAAGCATATGGGCCTCTATTGGTCTGTGCTGACGGTCCTCGCCCTGCTCGCGATCACCGCGCCTGCTGCGATCCTTTTCGGGTTTGGTGGCGCCACCGCCGCGCGGTCACGCTTCGCGCCGCTGCGCTGGGTCGGCAAAGGCTATATCTCGATCGTGCGTGGCGTGCCAGATATTGCGTTTTTCTTGTTTTTTGTCATCGCGCTCGACCAACTCTTCGAGTGGGCGCGCCACTCCGTTCTCTGCCCCGACTGGGACCAACCGATCCGTCAGGGCAATGATTTCGTCGTTTGTGCTGCGGCCAAACTACCGCTCTCCAGTTCACCTCAATGGGTGCACGAAACCTATGGCTTCTTCCTCGCCATCCTAACCTTCGCGCTGGTGTTTGGTGCGTTCACGGCCAACGTCCTCTTTGGCGCGATGCGCGCCGTTCCCCGCGCCCAGATCGAAACCGCCGAAGCCTATGGCATGTCAGAGCGCCAAGCCTTCTGGCGTATCATGGTGCCGCAAATGTGGGTCTTCGCCCTCCCCGGCCTGTCGAACCTCTGGATGGTGCTGATCAAGGCCACGCCGCTGCTGTTCCTCTTGGGCGTCGAGGATATCGTCTATTGGGCGCGTGAGCTTGGGGGCACCAAGACCCCGCAATTCACCGATTACCCTCATGGGGACTGGCGGATGTGGTATTTCTTCGCCCTGCTCGTCTTTTATCTCCTCTTCACCAAATTCTCCGAGGTCGTACTCGACCGCGTGATGAAGAGCCTCACCAAAGGTCAGGCCACCACCGGCGGCGAAGCCCAGCGAAAGGCCCCCGCATGA